In uncultured Draconibacterium sp., one genomic interval encodes:
- a CDS encoding family 78 glycoside hydrolase catalytic domain: protein MRISILIILCISVFVACNPARNFKVRDLQVSLNPFNLTDTEVVFSWKTRSEIDSFVQSAFEIEMVEAEEESGFNWHLKSENSDKQFGIKYSGEELTPGKQYKWRVRVNGNKGQTSEWSEYEHFWFLDELSKHTNAKWITYQADIANAQPVFGKTFKIANSEKIKNAQLLVAGLGYYEVCINGEKIGDHVLDPAQTNYNEYAFYVHYPVPAESFNEDNEIKILLGDGFYNQNLVWAPAMSYGKPKVVASLQITFNDGTSKIIDTGENWMWTNGPIERSNIYAGEHYNATKESVLKNSIDGNWLPVSLAKSFPPKVIPQTIKPIRVTETIQAQKIIRNGDKTIFDFGQNFAGVVELNVSALAETKITLRYAEKLYPDSTLDMRSTGVFATNQEQCDSYICSGNSTEKWMPRFTYHGFRYVELEGIENPSKGVLTGKVLHTDLEQSGSFSCSSETINRLHKMSLWSLRSNLHGIPTDCPHREKCGWLGDAHVVAPTLIQNFNSHAFLKKYLYDIRSSANINKSTIAFKTNFHDRVVEEKPAGIPFMIAPGKRNSGMASADWGTAVVQLPWLLYVYYADTRVLNDFYPLMKQWVDYIHEQGEEGIIKYGLGDWCPPGAHKAVDTPIPVTSTAFHYLDIDILSKTAKIVGKQDDAILYRKMKNEVKQSFNQHFFAENSRSYGSQTANALALEFGLVPEGLEKEVSNAIVENINTKYDGFIHTGMFGTRRIFSALCEYGNEEAADFIFSKSGYNSFPYMWEHYDATTMWEVLPVDDYYDNPEKNDQRRSFNHSIQFGFDAWFFYGIAGIRPVEEEPGFKRITFKPGMFNFLKNARANYNSPFGVIKSSWENTDQKFRWSISVPPNSVADFYIPVNASAGEILVNGSILKFHDVKTSKDGNRYFVLQNQLSGVYTIEVASANLVQKNKNAYNQAK, encoded by the coding sequence ATGCGTATTAGTATATTGATAATATTGTGTATTAGTGTTTTTGTTGCTTGTAATCCGGCAAGAAATTTTAAAGTAAGAGATTTGCAAGTTAGTTTGAATCCTTTCAATTTAACGGATACCGAAGTTGTATTTAGTTGGAAGACACGGTCCGAAATAGATAGTTTTGTACAATCAGCCTTTGAAATAGAAATGGTTGAAGCTGAAGAAGAATCGGGCTTTAACTGGCACTTGAAAAGTGAAAACTCAGACAAGCAATTCGGTATTAAATATAGCGGGGAAGAACTAACTCCGGGAAAACAGTACAAGTGGAGAGTAAGGGTAAACGGTAATAAAGGCCAAACATCGGAATGGAGTGAGTATGAACACTTCTGGTTTCTGGATGAGCTTTCGAAACACACGAATGCTAAATGGATTACTTATCAGGCAGATATAGCAAATGCACAACCGGTGTTTGGAAAAACCTTTAAGATTGCGAATAGCGAAAAGATAAAAAATGCACAACTGCTGGTAGCGGGTCTTGGATATTACGAAGTGTGTATTAATGGTGAAAAGATTGGTGATCATGTTCTTGATCCGGCTCAAACAAACTACAACGAATATGCATTTTATGTGCATTATCCGGTACCGGCAGAATCGTTCAATGAAGACAACGAAATTAAAATATTACTAGGCGATGGTTTTTACAATCAAAACCTGGTGTGGGCACCGGCAATGTCGTACGGGAAACCAAAAGTTGTGGCCTCATTACAAATAACATTCAATGATGGAACTTCGAAGATAATTGATACCGGGGAGAACTGGATGTGGACAAACGGACCGATTGAAAGAAGCAACATTTATGCAGGTGAACATTATAATGCAACCAAAGAATCGGTTTTAAAAAATTCAATTGACGGGAATTGGTTGCCGGTCAGCCTGGCAAAATCGTTTCCTCCCAAAGTAATTCCTCAAACCATTAAACCCATTCGGGTTACAGAAACCATACAGGCACAAAAAATCATCAGAAACGGGGATAAAACAATATTTGATTTTGGCCAAAACTTTGCCGGTGTGGTTGAACTAAATGTATCAGCTTTGGCCGAAACAAAAATTACCTTGCGTTATGCCGAAAAGTTGTATCCTGATAGTACGCTCGATATGAGAAGCACCGGTGTTTTTGCCACAAATCAGGAACAGTGCGATTCGTATATCTGCAGTGGAAATTCAACCGAAAAATGGATGCCCCGATTTACTTATCATGGCTTTAGGTATGTTGAATTGGAAGGTATTGAAAATCCATCGAAAGGGGTATTGACAGGGAAAGTGCTGCATACCGATTTGGAGCAAAGTGGCAGTTTCTCCTGTTCTTCGGAAACCATAAATCGCTTGCATAAAATGAGTTTGTGGTCGCTTAGAAGTAACCTCCATGGCATCCCAACCGATTGCCCGCATCGTGAGAAGTGCGGGTGGCTGGGCGATGCACATGTTGTTGCCCCAACATTAATTCAGAATTTCAACAGCCATGCCTTTCTGAAAAAATACTTATACGATATTCGCTCCTCTGCAAACATCAACAAATCAACAATAGCATTTAAAACCAATTTTCACGACCGTGTGGTTGAAGAAAAGCCCGCAGGAATTCCTTTTATGATTGCTCCGGGTAAACGTAATAGCGGAATGGCTTCAGCAGACTGGGGAACAGCCGTGGTTCAGCTCCCCTGGCTTTTGTACGTTTATTATGCCGACACCCGTGTACTGAATGATTTTTATCCGCTGATGAAACAATGGGTTGACTATATTCATGAGCAAGGTGAGGAGGGAATAATTAAATACGGTTTGGGCGATTGGTGTCCGCCGGGGGCACATAAAGCAGTCGATACCCCGATTCCTGTAACCTCAACAGCATTTCACTACCTCGATATCGACATTCTTTCTAAAACTGCAAAAATTGTAGGAAAACAAGATGATGCAATTCTCTACAGGAAAATGAAAAATGAAGTGAAGCAAAGTTTTAATCAACATTTTTTTGCTGAAAATTCGAGAAGTTACGGCAGCCAGACTGCCAATGCACTGGCTTTGGAGTTTGGGCTGGTTCCGGAGGGACTTGAAAAAGAGGTGTCGAATGCAATTGTAGAAAATATAAATACGAAATACGACGGTTTTATACATACCGGAATGTTTGGTACCAGACGGATTTTTAGTGCTTTGTGCGAATATGGTAACGAAGAGGCTGCCGATTTTATTTTCAGCAAATCAGGGTATAACAGTTTTCCGTACATGTGGGAACATTACGATGCAACTACCATGTGGGAAGTACTCCCTGTGGATGATTATTACGACAATCCTGAAAAGAATGACCAACGCCGTTCGTTCAACCACAGCATTCAGTTTGGTTTCGATGCATGGTTTTTTTATGGAATTGCCGGAATAAGGCCCGTTGAAGAAGAACCGGGGTTTAAACGAATTACATTTAAGCCTGGAATGTTCAATTTTCTGAAAAATGCCAGAGCGAATTATAATTCACCATTTGGAGTTATAAAAAGCAGCTGGGAAAATACCGACCAAAAATTTCGGTGGAGTATTTCTGTTCCTCCAAACAGTGTGGCAGATTTTTATATTCCGGTAAATGCTTCGGCGGGCGAGATACTGGTGAATGGTTCAATTCTAAAATTTCACGATGTTAAAACTTCGAAAGATGGCAACAGGTATTTTGTTTTGCAGAACCAGCTTTCCGGCGTTTATACTATCGAAGTAGCTTCTGCAAATTTGGTTCAGAAGAATAAAAATGCGTACAACCAAGCTAAATAA
- a CDS encoding RagB/SusD family nutrient uptake outer membrane protein, whose protein sequence is MKNFLTKKYYFVLLAFGALVSCQDILDETPSDKLSTERLLKSESGINGFRDQAYSYLDNDFTSHHSGEMLEVYTDDAVRAGSGACYNWHSGNLSADNTIFANGLWGRYWGGIRKCNLALEYMPQSQVPEDKISPADIERWMDEVKVLRAWYHFELIRNFGPLPFIREVIYDDYDGFQDIVRPEFGEIAAEIIAELDEVINNEILPVRSAYPSEYSKINLAVAHALKSRVALYAASALNNQNNDTYWWELAKQYSSGAITNLQGEYGLISIEDYQNLFTENIDVKNIEVLFRGNNQEAINKSDGVDLYGFLTNDRTNNCGAVPSQELVDCFEMLDGTLPVSQYDSEHVNPTFSNGYSENAGNEIYKNRDVRLNYAVVFNGCDYGRYKSMPQGVPNSVIYTYEGKEFTGFNANPLSQEEADKRRSVTGYYGRKFRQAAYWGSTVGNTQARKIYFRMAELYLNLAEAECELGNLDDAINALDVIRNRAGQPGLKDVPGFQNTKAFVMARIRNERRVEFCFEGHRFYDQRRWKDLSGNNIVTGMKITSSNNDDDGEFSYERVKINLPREAGSEKYYYLPLSVEEARRLTGIGQPSEYY, encoded by the coding sequence ATGAAAAATTTTCTTACTAAAAAATATTACTTCGTTCTTCTGGCGTTTGGAGCATTGGTTTCATGCCAGGATATTCTGGACGAAACTCCTTCAGATAAATTAAGTACCGAACGCTTGTTGAAAAGCGAAAGCGGAATCAACGGTTTTCGCGACCAGGCTTATAGTTATCTTGACAATGATTTTACTTCGCATCATTCAGGCGAAATGCTGGAAGTATACACCGACGATGCTGTAAGAGCCGGTAGCGGAGCTTGTTACAACTGGCATTCAGGTAATTTGTCGGCTGATAATACCATATTTGCAAACGGGCTTTGGGGCCGTTACTGGGGCGGAATACGAAAATGTAACCTTGCTCTTGAATACATGCCGCAATCGCAAGTACCCGAAGATAAAATTAGTCCGGCTGATATTGAGCGATGGATGGACGAAGTAAAAGTACTGCGGGCGTGGTATCATTTCGAATTAATCCGGAATTTTGGTCCACTACCGTTTATCCGTGAAGTAATATATGATGATTATGACGGATTTCAGGACATCGTTAGACCGGAATTTGGTGAGATAGCAGCAGAAATTATTGCAGAACTGGATGAGGTTATCAACAATGAAATATTGCCGGTACGTTCGGCATATCCGAGCGAATACAGTAAAATTAACCTGGCAGTTGCCCATGCATTAAAATCTAGGGTTGCATTATATGCTGCAAGTGCTCTAAATAATCAGAACAACGATACATACTGGTGGGAACTTGCAAAACAGTATAGTTCCGGTGCAATAACAAATTTGCAGGGAGAATACGGGCTAATTTCCATTGAGGATTATCAGAATTTATTTACCGAAAACATTGATGTAAAAAATATCGAAGTTCTCTTCCGCGGGAATAACCAGGAGGCAATCAACAAATCCGATGGTGTCGACTTATATGGTTTCTTAACCAACGACCGTACAAATAACTGCGGAGCAGTACCATCGCAGGAACTCGTGGATTGTTTTGAGATGCTGGATGGTACATTGCCCGTAAGTCAGTATGACTCAGAGCATGTTAATCCCACTTTTTCGAATGGATATAGCGAGAATGCAGGTAATGAAATATACAAAAACAGAGATGTCCGGTTAAATTATGCAGTTGTATTTAACGGTTGCGATTATGGAAGGTATAAGAGTATGCCGCAAGGTGTCCCCAATAGTGTAATATACACATACGAGGGTAAAGAGTTTACAGGATTTAATGCTAATCCTCTATCTCAGGAAGAAGCGGATAAAAGACGTTCGGTTACCGGATATTACGGACGAAAATTCAGGCAGGCGGCCTACTGGGGAAGCACCGTGGGAAATACCCAGGCTCGAAAAATTTATTTCAGAATGGCAGAGCTTTATTTAAACCTGGCTGAGGCTGAATGTGAGTTGGGTAATTTAGACGATGCCATTAATGCCCTTGATGTAATTCGCAATCGTGCCGGCCAGCCCGGATTAAAAGATGTTCCGGGTTTTCAAAATACCAAGGCCTTTGTTATGGCCCGTATTCGGAACGAACGCCGGGTAGAATTCTGTTTTGAAGGGCATCGTTTCTACGACCAGCGAAGGTGGAAAGATTTAAGCGGTAATAACATTGTTACCGGAATGAAAATAACCAGCAGCAACAATGACGATGATGGTGAGTTCTCCTATGAACGTGTGAAAATTAACCTCCCCAGAGAGGCCGGAAGCGAAAAGTATTATTACCTGCCACTGTCTGTTGAGGAGGCAAGACGCTTAACGGGAATTGGCCAGCCTTCGGAGTATTATTAA
- a CDS encoding SusC/RagA family TonB-linked outer membrane protein — MKKIQNKLLITICSILTFCSVFASNGNVDQDSVKVSKTNQKEYVPYGIQERDQVSAAIFSISGDELRTIPTSNLFVALQGRIPGLSIVQLSGEAGGTTNLYVDIRGKDSDKSNKILTIVDGVEREVADVDIHDIERVSLLKDAAAVALYGMRGSNGVLMVTTKNGFDGKSKIDISVNHAFETPTRMPEMLNAYDYVNMHNQRVVNDYRALGEEVPERLLYSDYEIERYKLGDSQEFYPTRDVIKNFTKDFMQTTRANINFTGGNQQVKYFASMGYLTQDGIFETQDFDEYYYNNQERTNRFNFRTNLDITLNPTLVFKVNIGGYLQSYNRPYIKKDESWGYLIGKLYETPNNAFNDLTPGGEVLTNQNRLGFRPKESVYAYLNRTGLVHESSTRLGNTFTLEQKLSNITPGLKATGQLSFDVFSNSIANRSRSYEAWEVVALPGAGGIDSLGYVQIDGTSNSGLSDKQGKFFSYMYNFRGQIDYARKFDKHDVTALVFFERQLNQQQSYLSTNYLNLAGRVAYSYDKRYALEVNASYQGSEQFAPGKRWGVFPSVSGAWIISNENFMKDNNVFTYLKLRSSFGVIGNSVYNYGGANQYLYLTTWHQNSNEDQLGNMDITWEKSKKTNIGLDAQLFNALTLSADVYYNKNTDIIIDKIATAPGGFIGLDKTSGITPPRNLGEIENKGFELFASYNKVLNNGLMFTVAGNVAYNKNKQIEMGEMPYDDTYAYMYRMAGYAVQEQWGYLTDGLFRSEQEIIDYGVDYSIFGHNPIPGDIKYKDLNEDGVINDKDKAPLGDEQIPHINYGIQLETAFKGFDVRLFFNGMANRQVYLHGFGRWSNNDNFTEYMKGAWSETNTSATYPRLGNVSPNFVRSDYWMANGNLFRLKNAELGYTLPEKVVKAIHASFLRLYINATNLFVTDNLPTTDFDAEMANSNGTNYPIMKAFNAGLTLKF; from the coding sequence ATGAAAAAAATACAGAATAAACTACTGATTACAATTTGTTCCATTTTAACATTCTGTTCAGTTTTCGCCAGTAATGGAAATGTTGACCAGGATTCAGTTAAGGTGTCGAAAACGAATCAAAAAGAGTATGTCCCTTACGGGATACAGGAAAGAGACCAGGTTTCTGCAGCTATCTTTTCTATTAGCGGAGATGAATTAAGAACAATACCAACATCAAATTTATTTGTTGCCCTGCAAGGACGGATTCCCGGCCTGTCGATAGTACAATTAAGTGGAGAAGCAGGAGGAACAACAAATTTATATGTAGATATCCGTGGGAAAGATTCAGATAAATCGAACAAAATATTAACTATTGTTGATGGAGTTGAAAGAGAGGTAGCTGATGTTGATATTCATGATATCGAGCGGGTGTCGTTATTAAAAGATGCGGCTGCTGTTGCTTTATATGGTATGAGAGGCTCCAACGGGGTTTTAATGGTTACAACAAAAAACGGATTTGATGGAAAATCAAAAATCGATATTTCTGTTAATCACGCATTTGAAACCCCAACACGAATGCCCGAAATGCTAAATGCCTACGATTACGTAAATATGCATAATCAGCGAGTGGTAAACGACTATCGCGCGCTGGGCGAGGAAGTTCCCGAAAGACTTTTATATTCTGATTACGAAATTGAACGGTATAAACTGGGCGATAGCCAGGAGTTTTACCCAACACGCGACGTAATAAAAAATTTTACAAAGGATTTTATGCAAACCACACGGGCAAACATAAATTTTACCGGGGGAAACCAACAGGTGAAATATTTTGCCTCAATGGGGTATTTAACACAAGATGGGATATTTGAAACACAAGATTTTGATGAATACTATTACAACAATCAGGAACGTACCAATCGGTTTAATTTCAGAACCAATCTTGATATTACCTTAAATCCTACACTCGTTTTTAAAGTAAACATTGGCGGGTATTTGCAAAGCTATAACCGACCTTACATTAAAAAAGATGAAAGCTGGGGCTATTTAATTGGCAAGTTGTACGAAACACCCAACAATGCCTTTAACGACCTGACACCAGGTGGTGAGGTGTTGACAAATCAAAACCGATTAGGTTTTCGACCCAAAGAATCGGTGTATGCTTATTTAAACCGAACCGGGCTTGTACACGAAAGCAGCACCCGGTTGGGGAATACATTTACCCTGGAACAAAAGTTATCAAACATAACTCCGGGATTAAAAGCTACGGGGCAACTGTCGTTCGATGTATTTTCGAATAGTATTGCCAACCGAAGTCGCTCGTACGAAGCATGGGAAGTTGTAGCTTTACCTGGCGCAGGCGGAATTGATTCGTTAGGGTATGTTCAGATTGACGGTACTTCAAATAGCGGCTTATCTGATAAACAAGGTAAATTCTTTAGCTACATGTATAATTTTCGGGGGCAGATTGATTACGCCAGAAAATTTGATAAACATGATGTTACCGCTTTGGTGTTTTTCGAGCGTCAGTTAAATCAGCAACAAAGTTATTTATCAACAAACTATTTAAACCTGGCCGGCCGTGTGGCATATTCCTACGATAAAAGATATGCACTTGAGGTAAATGCCTCCTACCAGGGGTCAGAGCAGTTTGCACCGGGTAAACGATGGGGGGTGTTTCCATCGGTTTCAGGAGCATGGATTATTTCGAACGAGAATTTTATGAAGGATAACAATGTTTTTACCTACCTGAAACTACGCTCTTCGTTCGGAGTAATTGGCAATAGTGTTTATAACTATGGAGGTGCAAACCAGTATTTATACCTTACAACATGGCACCAAAATTCGAATGAAGACCAACTGGGTAACATGGATATTACCTGGGAAAAATCGAAAAAAACAAATATTGGATTAGATGCACAGTTGTTTAACGCTTTAACATTAAGTGCCGATGTGTATTACAATAAGAATACAGACATTATAATTGATAAAATAGCTACTGCACCCGGAGGATTTATAGGATTGGATAAAACCTCAGGGATTACACCTCCACGAAATTTGGGTGAAATTGAAAACAAGGGCTTTGAGTTGTTTGCTAGTTATAATAAGGTGCTAAATAATGGCTTAATGTTTACTGTTGCCGGTAACGTTGCATACAATAAAAACAAACAAATTGAAATGGGGGAGATGCCCTACGACGACACTTATGCCTATATGTACCGTATGGCCGGTTATGCGGTTCAGGAGCAATGGGGCTACCTTACCGATGGCTTGTTTCGGTCGGAACAGGAAATAATCGACTACGGAGTTGATTACTCAATATTCGGACACAACCCAATTCCCGGAGATATTAAGTATAAAGATTTAAACGAGGATGGTGTAATTAATGATAAAGATAAAGCTCCGCTTGGCGACGAACAAATACCACACATTAATTACGGAATCCAGCTTGAAACAGCCTTCAAAGGTTTCGATGTACGTTTGTTTTTCAACGGAATGGCCAACCGCCAGGTGTACTTACATGGTTTTGGGCGCTGGTCGAACAACGACAATTTTACCGAATATATGAAAGGAGCGTGGTCGGAAACAAACACTTCTGCAACATATCCGCGCTTAGGTAACGTATCGCCAAATTTTGTTCGAAGCGATTATTGGATGGCGAATGGAAATCTTTTTCGTTTAAAGAATGCCGAGCTTGGTTATACGTTACCAGAAAAAGTAGTAAAAGCCATTCATGCGAGTTTTTTACGATTGTATATAAATGCTACAAACCTTTTTGTAACCGACAATCTTCCTACAACCGATTTTGATGCTGAAATGGCCAACTCTAACGGGACCAATTACCCCATAATGAAAGCTTTTAATGCTGGCCTTACTTTGAAATTTTAA
- a CDS encoding RagB/SusD family nutrient uptake outer membrane protein: MKNIKYSYYLSLICLLAIMLSGCEDVFEDALNREANSRETLDGVLDDANKVRGLLSASYAGMEADRNPHYFWCTDEALTDNAFDAQGQSSGDWRSGKLSPDYSPVWFNRSTGQSSATGWWDGGWWGAYWGAIRHCNTLMENAKNITVSKSEMPQEEINLMVAEAKTLRAYYHFMLGCIYGPVPFMGKNIDVNFSEWQDMERPSYQALTDSIITQLDEVISSGALPLKRNFESNDDKERISLGFVYGLKTRVLLYNASPLNNPDNRADKYEAAANACEQFLNLNAYELDSWDWDNRADSRKLYISQVSERLEEKELIWGYGGAGHNVHGMNLTATEFGKQAVKMGNKAGECPTQEIVDCYELENGALLIDHYDEVHENPVFTNEALAAGYDDYNDPYGQYGISPKRDKRFYRDIIHNGGFYGLGFNIPSIAGGAPTDSIYVMTWISADGNKRANGTGSNGNSVSGDKKRTYTGYYGGKDKGAAYYGGTGSGVPCRNARMRYAEIYLNYAEALCGAGRLNEAAEALNKTRERAEQPRIQDVPNAQIGDKEWLMKRIQNERRVELMMEWMHRFMDVRRWDVISNQDNNTISGMEVLKHDDGTFTHVRYKMPWLWVCHNEKHKILPIPNSDKKFLRSIQQPVAWGGTPFKFE, from the coding sequence ATGAAAAATATAAAATACTCATATTACTTATCACTTATTTGTCTTCTGGCTATTATGCTTTCAGGCTGCGAAGACGTATTTGAAGACGCACTTAACCGAGAAGCAAATTCGCGCGAAACACTTGATGGTGTGTTAGACGATGCCAATAAAGTGAGGGGTTTACTTTCGGCAAGTTACGCCGGAATGGAAGCTGATAGGAATCCGCATTACTTCTGGTGTACCGATGAAGCGTTAACTGATAATGCATTCGATGCGCAAGGGCAATCGAGTGGCGATTGGCGCTCCGGAAAATTATCTCCCGATTACAGCCCTGTTTGGTTTAACAGGAGTACCGGCCAGTCAAGCGCAACCGGCTGGTGGGATGGCGGCTGGTGGGGTGCCTATTGGGGCGCAATCCGGCATTGTAATACGCTAATGGAAAATGCTAAAAATATAACCGTTTCAAAGTCGGAAATGCCACAGGAGGAGATTAACCTGATGGTAGCCGAAGCAAAAACATTGCGTGCCTACTATCACTTTATGTTGGGATGTATTTACGGGCCTGTTCCTTTTATGGGTAAAAACATCGATGTGAATTTTTCGGAATGGCAGGATATGGAGCGTCCTTCTTATCAGGCATTAACCGATTCTATTATTACCCAGCTTGATGAGGTTATCAGTTCGGGGGCACTGCCACTGAAACGGAACTTCGAATCGAATGACGATAAAGAAAGAATAAGTCTTGGATTTGTATACGGTTTAAAAACAAGGGTTTTATTGTACAATGCCAGTCCTTTAAATAACCCGGATAATCGTGCTGATAAGTATGAGGCAGCAGCCAATGCCTGCGAACAATTCTTAAATCTGAATGCCTACGAACTCGATTCATGGGACTGGGACAACAGAGCTGATTCCAGAAAACTGTATATCTCACAAGTATCGGAAAGATTGGAGGAGAAAGAATTAATCTGGGGCTATGGCGGAGCTGGTCATAATGTTCATGGAATGAACCTTACTGCAACCGAATTCGGGAAACAGGCTGTTAAGATGGGGAATAAGGCAGGCGAGTGCCCAACGCAGGAAATTGTTGATTGTTACGAACTTGAAAACGGGGCATTGCTAATCGACCATTATGATGAAGTACATGAAAATCCGGTTTTTACAAATGAAGCCCTGGCAGCAGGATACGACGACTATAACGACCCTTACGGACAATATGGAATTTCGCCCAAACGAGACAAACGTTTTTACCGCGATATTATTCATAACGGAGGTTTTTACGGACTTGGATTTAATATTCCGTCAATTGCAGGTGGAGCACCAACCGACAGTATTTACGTGATGACATGGATTTCGGCCGATGGAAATAAAAGAGCAAACGGTACGGGTTCGAATGGGAACTCGGTTTCGGGCGACAAAAAGCGCACTTACACCGGTTATTACGGCGGGAAAGATAAAGGTGCGGCATACTACGGTGGAACCGGAAGTGGTGTTCCGTGCAGAAATGCCCGGATGCGATATGCCGAGATTTATCTGAATTATGCCGAAGCTTTATGTGGAGCCGGAAGGTTAAACGAAGCAGCCGAAGCGTTAAACAAAACCCGGGAAAGAGCTGAACAGCCACGAATTCAGGATGTTCCCAATGCTCAAATTGGAGACAAAGAGTGGTTAATGAAACGAATTCAGAACGAACGCAGAGTAGAATTAATGATGGAATGGATGCACCGTTTTATGGATGTTCGTCGCTGGGATGTAATTAGTAATCAAGATAACAATACTATAAGCGGTATGGAGGTGCTTAAACACGACGATGGTACATTCACGCATGTAAGGTATAAAATGCCCTGGTTGTGGGTTTGCCATAACGAAAAGCACAAAATCCTTCCTATTCCTAACAGCGACAAAAAGTTTTTGCGAAGTATACAACAACCGGTTGCCTGGGGAGGAACACCTTTTAAGTTCGAATAA